From the genome of Nasonia vitripennis strain AsymCx chromosome 1, Nvit_psr_1.1, whole genome shotgun sequence, one region includes:
- the LOC100678106 gene encoding myb-like protein Q, which produces MRIFLLTVTLLVASAAAAPGTKSKRDILKGDSRYGTEYHLKHLHVHGSSGSGDQSQYLPPAQPSNQYLQPVDKQVETQQTFELPSTSYGVPFNSQEAQAAPAPQVHSVSSQYLAPVAAQAPVTSYGTPIVKEAEIVQQVQQIEQHQAHAEHHAAPGARVPHISYGVPAHQTQQQVHHQVQQQHHHQVHQPAPVPHNTYGPPAQVHHQIQHVHQPAPVPHQSYGPPAQQVYQPAPQVQHVHQPAPQVHQPAPVYGAPVQQQHHEVHHEVQQVYQPAPQVHQPAPVYGAPAQQHHHQVHHQVHHQVQQQQQQHHHHQVQQQASNGGYGYPAPAQRLVFEAPIQSVELSQSHSVEAIPEHHHQESISIESVRNSAQQSSHGYQQQQTDSNGGYVY; this is translated from the exons ATGAGGATCTTCCTGCTCACAGTG ACACTCCTGGTTGCGTCGGCGGCTGCTGCCCCGGGCACCAAGTCGAAGCGCGACATCCTGAAGGGTGACTCGCGTTACGGTACCGAGTACCACCTGAAGCATCTCCACGTTCACGGATCCTCCGGTTCCGGAGATCAGAGCCAGTACCTGCCACCCGCGCAGCCCAGCAACCAGTACCTCCAGCCCGTCGACAAGCAGGTCGAGACTCAGCAGACCTTCGAATTGCCCTCCACCTCTTATGGAGTGCCTTTCAACAGCCAGGAAGCTCAG GCTGCACCTGCCCCGCAAGTCCACTCCGTGAGCAGCCAGTACCTTGCCCCAGTTGCCGCTCAGGCTCCAGTTACCTCTTACGGAACACCCATTGTCAAG GAGGCCGAGATCGTCCAGCAAGTCCAGCAAATCGAGCAACACCAGGCTCACGCTGAGCACCACG CTGCCCCAGGAGCCCGCGTGCCCCACATCAGCTACGGTGTCCCAGCCCATCAGACCCAGCAACAGGTTCACCACCAGGTGCAacagcagcaccaccaccagGTTCACCAGCCCGCCCCGGTTCCCCACAACACCTACGGACCCCCTGCCCAGGTTCACCACCAGATCCAACACGTTCACCAGCCCGCTCCAGTTCCCCACCAGAGCTACGGACCCCCTGCCCAGCAGGTCTACCAGCCAGCTCCCCAGGTGCAACACGTCCACCAGCCCGCTCCTCAGGTTCACCAGCCTGCCCCAGTCTATGGTGCCCCAGTCCAGCAACAGCACCACGAGGTCCACCACGAGGTGCAACAGGTCTACCAGCCCGCTCCCCAGGTTCACCAGCCTGCCCCAGTCTACGGTGCCCCAGCCCAGCAACATCACCATCAGGTTCACCACCAGGTTCACCACCAGgtccagcaacagcagcagcagcaccaccaccaccaggTCCAACAGCAGGCCAGCAACGGAGGCTACGGCTACCCAGCCCCGGCCCAGCGCCTGGTCTTCGAGGCCCCGATCCAGTCCGTCGAGCTCTCCCAGAGCCACTCGGTCGAGGCCATCCCCGAGCACCACCACCAGGAATCCATCAGCATCGAGTCCGTGAGGAACTCTGCCCAGCAGTCCAGCCACGGCTACCAGCAACAGCAGACCGACTCCAACGGAGGATACGTCTACTAA
- the LOC103317796 gene encoding speckle-type POZ protein B-like has product MSLTVVEKADATSFTVKWELEYPVCSRTKVGNFIESPKFAVYRNSDIEWYLRLYPRGEREEYQDQLSLYLYASAEIRATADLRILNIDGVKVKNYIIAEKVFGKANKTRGTGKMMPFDYTRDPANRVLNAENKLTVECEITYKRKIREVEDLENHGHLPQLQSDLEALFNDPKFSDVTVISEGASLKLHKSILAKRSSVFAGMFDAEMRETLENAVEITDIKYDVLVEMFRFIYAGKVNNIDALAGELAVAADKYALDALKKKCEMTMVKNISVANVVYALQLADKHCLDELKMTAIEFMIANAADVSTRKEFNSLSREIVREVFSYLPKINSNNVRV; this is encoded by the coding sequence ATGTCTCTAACAGTCGTCGAGAAAGCCGACGCCACGTCGTTCACAGTCAAGTGGGAGCTCGAGTACCCGGTTTGCAGCCGGACGAAGGTTGGCAATTTCATCGAATCACCAAAATTCGCCGTCTACAGAAACAGCGATATCGAATGGTATCTGCGCTTGTATCCAAGGGGAGAAAGGGAAGAGTATCAAGATCAACTGTCGCTCTATCTTTACGCCAGCGCGGAGATCAGGGCGACGgctgatttgagaattttgaaCATCGACGGGGTGAAGGTGAAAAATTACATCATCGCCGAAAAAGTGTTCGGCAAAGCCAACAAGACGAGAGGAACTGGAAAAATGATGCCGTTCGATTACACGCGCGATCCAGCCAATCGCGTGCTAAACGCCGAGAACAAACTGACCGTCGAGTGCGAGATAACGTACAAGAGAAAAATCCGCGAAGTCGAAGACCTGGAGAACCACGGCCATCTGCCTCAGCTGCAAAGCGACTTGGAGGCTCTTTTCAACGATCCGAAATTCAGCGACGTTACCGTTATTTCCGAAGGCGCCAGCTTGAAACTGCACAAGAGCATTCTCGCGAAGAGAAGCTCGGTGTTCGCCGGGATGTTCGACGCAGAGATGAGGGAGACGCTCGAGAACGCGGTGGAGATCACCGATATCAAGTACGACGTTCTCGTCGAGATGTTTCGCTTCATTTACGCCGGAAAAGTCAACAATATCGACGCACTGGCGGGCGAACTCGCTGTAGCAGCTGACAAGTACGCGCTGGACGCGCTGAAGAAGAAGTGCGAGATGACGATGGTGAAGAATATAAGCGTCGCTAACGTCGTCTATGCTCTTCAATTGGCTGACAAACACTGCCTGGACGAGTTGAAGATGACGGCTATAGAATTCATGATCGCGAACGCGGCTGATGTCAGTACGAGAAAGGAGTTCAATTCGTTGTCTCGCGAGATCGTGCGAGAAGTTTTTAGTTATTTGCCGAAAATAAATAGTAATAACGTTCGCGTATGA
- the LOC100122144 gene encoding speckle-type POZ protein B, with the protein MAVGKVDAVLSLKWEIENYLTVSSEKNVGDYLESPKFPADDADGVESVDGISYNNIQWHMTLYPKGKTEEANNHLSLLLHANEEIRAVGTFIIYNNFGQKVFNYSMKEHVFGKTADHAWGNAKCLSRDFIENPANRMLNNKKLTIVCEIRIMEIIKQKIDDPLQRLRDNYEALINDEKFSDVALVSDGKTVRAHKCILAKRSPVFAAMFGTEMRETIENTVEITDVKYDILVEMIRFVYAEKVNDIDALASELAVAADKYALDGLKKYCEQTLMKNLCIGNVFARLQLADTLLMDKLKEKAIKLMIENACYICSRPEFDLLSRNIVREVFQSMANKDN; encoded by the coding sequence ATGGCAGTTGGAAAAGTCGACGCTGTTTTGTCATTGAAATGGGAGATTGAAAATTACTTGACGGTAAGCAGCGAAAAGAACGTCGGGGACTATTTGGAATCGCCGAAATTTCCGGCCGACGACGCGGACGGTGTCGAGTCTGTCGACGGTATCAGTTACAATAATATTCAATGGCACATGACTTTGTATCCAAAGGGAAAAACTGAAGAAGCTAATAATCATTTGTCGCTATTATTACATGCGAATGAAGAGATACGAGCAGTGggtacttttattatttacaataactTCGGTCAAAAAGTATTCAATTACAGCATGAAGGAACACGTATTTGGCAAAACAGCTGACCACGCTTGGGGAAACGCAAAATGTTTATCACGAGATTTCATTGAAAATCCAGCAAATCGCAtgttaaataacaaaaaattgacgaTCGTGTGCGAAATAAGAATTATGGAAATcataaagcaaaaaatagaTGACCCACTGCAACGACTTCGAGACAACTACGAGGCTCTTATCAACGACGAAAAATTTAGCGATGTAGCCCTTGTTTCGGACGGTAAAACCGTGAGAGCGCACAAGTGCATACTCGCTAAAAGAAGTCCAGTGTTTGCCGCCATGTTCGGCACCGAAATGAGGGAGACGATCGAGAACACCGTGGAGATCACCGATGTCAAGTATGACATTCTCGTGGAAATGATTCGCTTTGTTTACGCCGAGAAGGTCAATGATATCGATGCACTAGCGAGCGAACTTGCGGTCGCAGCCGACAAATATGCACTGGATGGACTGAAGAAATACTGCGAGCAGACGCTAATGAAGAATTTGTGCATCGGCAATGTCTTCGCTCGTCTTCAACTTGCCGACACACTTTTGATGGATAAGTTGAAGGAGAAAGCAATCAAATTGATGATTGAAAACGCGTGTTATATCTGTAGTAGACCGGAATTCGACTTGTTGTCTCGTAACATTGTACGCGAAGTATTTCAAAGTATGGCCAATAAGGACAATTAG
- the LOC100679256 gene encoding uncharacterized protein LOC100679256 produces the protein MKHLVALCLKILISLELANCLKIDPRLERIDRFLEQVYKMRSLRGLESPLQENVNPFNDGDVAKMNEIDSSKYDNEWTQNLESNYGVESKYEELELEIDSEEKSNKATEKIRKQPLKFKPKSKLKDDDDEEESDDNDEKQPEMVPIPHPIPVVVPKLIPMPIIIQHTFPFPMFPFPISLPNIQMDGLMNTNTNDQHTGNAHETRRFMPNAHHRQPYVGF, from the exons ATGAAGCATTTGGTGGCG CtgtgtttgaaaattttgatctCTTTGGAATTGGCGAACTGTTTAAAAATCGATCCTCGGCTTGAACGGATAGATCGGTTTCTCGAGCAAGTCTACAAAATGCGGAGTCTTCGAGGTCTGGAGTCTCCTCTGCAAGAAAATGTAAACCCCTTCAATGATGGTGATGTCGCTAAAATGAATGAAATCGATTCGTCTAAATACGACAATGAATGGACGCAGAATTTGGAGTCTAATTATGGCGTTGAAAGCAAGTACGAAGAATTGGAACTAGAAATCGATA GTGAAGAAAAATCCAACAAAGCGACTGAAAAGATTCGCAAGCAGCCATTGAAATTCAAACCTAAATCCAAATTgaaagacgacgacgacgaagaggagagcgacgacaacgacgagaAGCAGCCCGAGATGGTACCGATTCCTCATCCGATTCCCGTAGTAGTACCGAAACTCATCCCTATGCCGATAATCATTCAGCATACATTTCCCTTTCCTATGTTTCCGTTTCCGATATCTCTGCCTAACATTCAAATGGATGGTTTAATGAATACAAATACCAACGATCAGCATACCGGAAACGCACATGAAACGCGCAGGTTTATGCCGAATGCTCATCATAGACAACCATATGTAGGCTTTTAA
- the LOC100122186 gene encoding ATP-binding cassette sub-family F member 2: MPSDAKKKQQQKKKEAAKARQSGKKPTQTGQRNEEDGSIKEDSPTPGQDRRQNGTNGTVALSEEEALCAKLEADARLNAEARACTGSLASHPRSRDIKISNFSVTFHGCELMQDTMLELNCGRRYGLLGLNGSGKSTLLSVLGNREVPIPDAIDIFHLTREMPASNKTALQCVMEVDEERVRLEKLAEELVDCPEEDAQEQLMDVYERLDDMSADTAEARAAGILHGLGFTSKMQQTPTRDFSGGWRMRIALARALYVKPHLLLLDEPTNHLDLDACVWLEEELKTYKRILVIISHSQDFLNGICTNIIHLHKKQLKYYTGNYEAFVKTRMELLENQAKQYNWEQDQIAHMKNYIARFGHGSAKLARQAQSKEKTLAKMVAQGLTEKVTSDKILNFYFPSCGTIPPPVIMVQNVSFRYSDDGPWIYKNLEFGIDLDTRLALVGPNGAGKSTLLKLLYGDLVPSSGMIRKNSHLRIGRYHQHLHELLDLDMSPLDYMMKAFPDVKEREEMRKIIGRYGLTGRQQVCPIRQLSDGQRCRVVFAWLAWQVPHLLLMDEPTNHLDMETIDALADAINEFDGGMVLVSHDFRLINQVAEEIWVCENGTVTKWQGNILDYKEHLKTKVLKDNQKRAKDMGRQK, translated from the exons ATGCCGTCCGACGccaagaagaagcagcagcagaagaagaaggaggctGCGAAGGCAAGGCAATCCGGTAAGAAGCCCACGCAGACCGGACAGCGCAACGAGGAGGACGGCTCCATCAAGGAGGACAGCCCTACACCCGGACAGGATAGAAGACAGAACGGAACCAATGGAACCGTCGCGCTCAGTGAAGAGG AAGCGCTGTGTGCGAAACTCGAGGCTGACGCCAGGCTGAACGCGGAGGCTCGCGCCTGCACGGGTTCGCTGGCCTCCCACCCGCGTAGTCGTGACATCAAGATCTCCAACTTCTCGGTCACCTTCCATGGCTGCGAGCTCATGCAGGACACGATGCTCGAGCTTAATTGTGGCCGGCGCTACGGTCTGCTCGGTCTCAACGGCTCCGGCAAGTCAACTCTGCTCTCGGTTCTTGGCAACCGCGAAGTACCCATCCCCGATGCCATCGACATCTTCCACCTGACCAGGGAGATGCCCGCCAGCAACAAAACTGCCCTGCAGTGCGTCATGGAGGTCGACGAGGAGCGAGTCAGACTCGAGAAACTCGCCGAGGAACTTGTCGACTGTCCCGAAGAGGACGCTCAG gaGCAACTCATGGACGTTTACGAAAGATTAGACGACATGAGCGCTGATACAGCGGAAGCGCGCGCCGCTGGTATACTGCACGGTCTTGGATTCACTTCCAAAATGCAGCAGACACCCACTAGAGATTTCTCAGGAGGTTGGAGAATGCGTATCGCTCTTGCTAG AGCTCTGTACGTGAAACCGCATTTACTTCTACTCGATGAACCCACAAATCATCTTGATCTTGATGCCTGTGTATGGTTGGAAGAAGAGTTGAAGACGTATAAACGAATTTTAGTTATCATATCCCATTCGCAAGATTTCCTCAATggtatctgcacaaatatcATTCATCTTCACAAAAAGCAACTAAAGTATTATACTGGAAATTACGAGGCGTTCGTCAAGACGAG GATGGAACTGTTGGAGAACCAGGCTAAGCAGTACAACTGGGAACAGGATCAAATCGCCCACATGAAGAATTACATTGCTCGATTTGGTCACGGTTCCGCCAAGTTGGCTCGTCAAGCTCAATCTAAGGAAAAGACTTTGGCAAAAATGGTTGCTCAAGGACTCACAGAAAAGGTTACGAGTGACAAAATTTTGAACTTCTATTTCCCATCATGTGGAACGATTCCGCCGCCCGTCATTATGGTCCAGAACGTTAGTTTCCGGTACAGTGACGATGGTCCTTGGATTTACAAAAATCTAGAATTCGGTATCGATTTAGATACTAGGCTGGCTCTTGTAGGTCCTAATGGAGCTGGTAAGAGTACTCTATTGAAGCTTCTGTATGGTGAC TTGGTGCCATCAAGCGGTATGATTAGAAAAAATAGCCATCTTCGAATTGGAAGGTATCATCAGCATTTGCACGAACTTCTTGATTTAGATATGTCTCCACTAGATTATATGATGAAAGCTTTCCCGGATGTCAAGGAACGCGAAGAGATGCGTAAAATCATTGGCCGATACGGATTAACGGGAAGACAGCAG GTCTGCCCTATCCGTCAATTGTCCGACGGACAAAGATGTCGCGTTGTGTTTGCATGGCTGGCCTGGCAAGTTCCTCATCTGCTGTTGATGGACGAACCTACGAATCACTTGGATATGGAAACCATTGACGCCTTAGCAGACGCAATCAATGAATTTGATGGTGGAATGGTGCTAGTTTCTCACGATTTCAGACTGATAAACCAG GTGGCTGAAGAAATTTGGGTGTGTGAGAATGGAACTGTCACCAAATGGCAGGGCAATATTCTCGACTACAAGGAGCATCTGAAGACTAAGGTTCTCAAAGATAATCAAAAGCGCGCAAAGGACATGGGCCGACAGAAATAG
- the LOC100122204 gene encoding ubiquitin-conjugating enzyme E2 J2 translates to MNRKTSTATARLKQDYLRLKKDPVPYVQAEPVPSNILEWHYVIKGPENTPYEGGFYHGKLVFPGEFPFQPPSIYMTTPNGRFKVNTKLCLSISDFHPDTWNPAWSVSTILIGLLSFMIESSSALGAINTPDFEKKLLAAQSLEYNLRDKLFCELFPDTVITIKKELERRKELHEKQARHRSTTNEGSSLIRGEQPVDQSPLHSALANFAMFIGLAVFAFAVKYVLRNIATQEYIQQ, encoded by the exons ATGAACAGAAAGACAAGCACAGCTACTGCCAGATTAAAACAAGACTACTTGAGACTCAAAAAAGATCCTGTACCTTATGTACAGGCAGAACCTGTTCCTTCCAATATATTAGAATG GCACTACGTTATTAAAGGGCCAGAAAATACTCCGTACGAAGGTGGATTTTACCATGgcaaattagtttttccaggAGAGTTTCCTTTCCAGCCACCTAGCATCTACATGACGACGCCGAATGGTAGATTCAAAGTTAACACTAAATTATGTCTTTCCATATCGGATTTCCATCCTGATACATGGAACCCAGCGTGGAGCGTATCGACTATTCTCATTGGCTTGCTAAGTTTTATG ATTGAGTCCAGCTCGGCATTAGGAGCAATCAACACCCCTGATTTTGAGAAAAAGCTTTTGGCGGCACAAAGCCTAGAATACAATTTAAGagacaaattattttgtgaaTTATTTCCGGACACCGTTATA ACCATCAAAAAAGAACTGGAGCGCAGAAAAGAACTGCATGAAAAACAAGCAAGGCATCGCTCGACGACGAACGAGGGTTCATCACTGATTCGCGGCGAACAACCAGTGGATCAGAGTCCATTGCACAGTGCATTGGCGAACTTTGCCATGTTTATCGGCCTGGCCGTCTTCGCATTCGCTGTCAAGTACGTCCTCAGGAATATCGCCACTCAGGAATACATTCAACAGTAG
- the LOC100122216 gene encoding protein twist isoform X1 — MQSQPQQESYAFYSSLNDSSGIPNSAGSSASNSPDHYADSRFSPSNNHLMDLSSPMPELQVSSRLPAFQSAIHQQHHPLIQQHQLYPSPYVVYDNLDESKTFPKFFQQPSNDAIAAIDRYEQNRQSSPVGYREQNHQEPPPLMYLAADAYSPGEQQLQYPYKLEPEEYKPAVALQQQQQQLQPPQQPDQLQPREENKSAPAVKRESSSASRCKKRKRQISVERDNESDDNHSSSASSTSSCSRSNKLRRKGGATEEELHSQRVMANVRERQRTQSLNEAFTQLRKSIPTLPSDKLSKIQTLKLATKYIDFLEKVLHCNAKSDGSDDHGERNPQNAVRAAARDFAAASQGGSVMGHEKLSVAFSVWRIEGNLNFND, encoded by the exons ATGCAGAGCCAGCCGCAGCAGGAAAGCTATGCGTTTTACAGTTCGCTCAACGACAGCTCGGGCATCCCCAATAGCGCGGGCAGCTCGGCGAGCAATTCGCCCGACCACTACGCCGACAGTCGCTTCTCGCCCAGTAACAACCACCTGATGGACCTCAGCTCACCGATGCCGGAGCTCCAGGTGAGCTCGAGACTCCCGGCATTCCAGTCGGCCATCCACCAGCAGCACCATCCGCTTATCCAGCAGCATCAGCTCTACCCCTCGCCTTACGTCGTCTACGACAACCTCGACGAGAGCAAGACCTTCCCGAAGTTCTTCCAGCAGCCGAGCAACGACGCCATCGCAGCGATCGACAGGTACGAGCAGAACCGCCAGTCCTCGCCCGTCGGCTATCGGGAGCAGAATCACCAGGAACCGCCGCCGCTGATGTACCTCGCCGCCGACGCTTACTCCCCCGGCGAGCAGCAGCTTCAGTACCCTTACAAGCTCGAACCCGAGGAGTACAAGCCCGCGGTGGccctccagcagcagcagcagcagctgcagcctCCGCAACAGCCGGATCAGCTTCAGCCGCGCGAGGAGAACAAGTCGGCGCCGGCGGTCAAGCGCGAGTCCAGCAGCGCCTCGAGGTGCAAGAAGAGGAAGCGCCAGATCAGCGTCGAGCGGGACAACGAGTCCGACGACAACCACTCGAGCTCCGCCAGCAGCACGTCCAGCTGCTCCAGGTCCAACAAGCTTCGCAGGAAAGGCGGCGCCACCGAGGAGGAACTTCACAGCCAGAGGGTCATGGCTAACGTTCGCGAGCGCCAGCGCACTCAGAGCCTCAACGAGGCTTTCACTCAGCTCAGGAAGAGCATACCCACGCTACCCAGTGACAAGCTCAGCAAGATCCAGACGCTCAAGCTCGCCACCAAGTACATCGACTTTCTCGAGAAGGTCCTCCACTGCAACGCCAAGAGCGACGGCTCCGACGATCACG GCGAGAGGAATCCACAAAACGCAGTGAGAGCAGCAGCCCGTGACTTCGCGGCAGCTTCGCAAGGAGGCAGCGTCATGGGCCACGAGAAGCTCTCCGTAGCCTTCAGCGTCTGGAGGATAGAGGGTAATCTCAACTTCAACGACTAA
- the LOC100122216 gene encoding protein twist isoform X2 yields the protein MQSQPQQESYAFYSSLNDSSGIPNSAGSSASNSPDHYADSRFSPSNNHLMDLSSPMPELQVSSRLPAFQSAIHQQHHPLIQQHQLYPSPYVVYDNLDESKTFPKFFQQPSNDAIAAIDRYEQNRQSSPVGYREQNHQEPPPLMYLAADAYSPGEQQLQYPYKLEPEEYKPAVALQQQQQQLQPPQQPDQLQPREENKSAPAVKRESSSASRCKKRKRQISVERDNESDDNHSSSASSTSSCSRSNKLRRKGGATEEELHSQRVMANVRERQRTQSLNEAFTQLRKSIPTLPSDKLSKIQTLKLATKYIDFLEKVLHCNAKSDGSDDHDVGTKTQRIINELAFRSHLNRREESTKRSESSSP from the exons ATGCAGAGCCAGCCGCAGCAGGAAAGCTATGCGTTTTACAGTTCGCTCAACGACAGCTCGGGCATCCCCAATAGCGCGGGCAGCTCGGCGAGCAATTCGCCCGACCACTACGCCGACAGTCGCTTCTCGCCCAGTAACAACCACCTGATGGACCTCAGCTCACCGATGCCGGAGCTCCAGGTGAGCTCGAGACTCCCGGCATTCCAGTCGGCCATCCACCAGCAGCACCATCCGCTTATCCAGCAGCATCAGCTCTACCCCTCGCCTTACGTCGTCTACGACAACCTCGACGAGAGCAAGACCTTCCCGAAGTTCTTCCAGCAGCCGAGCAACGACGCCATCGCAGCGATCGACAGGTACGAGCAGAACCGCCAGTCCTCGCCCGTCGGCTATCGGGAGCAGAATCACCAGGAACCGCCGCCGCTGATGTACCTCGCCGCCGACGCTTACTCCCCCGGCGAGCAGCAGCTTCAGTACCCTTACAAGCTCGAACCCGAGGAGTACAAGCCCGCGGTGGccctccagcagcagcagcagcagctgcagcctCCGCAACAGCCGGATCAGCTTCAGCCGCGCGAGGAGAACAAGTCGGCGCCGGCGGTCAAGCGCGAGTCCAGCAGCGCCTCGAGGTGCAAGAAGAGGAAGCGCCAGATCAGCGTCGAGCGGGACAACGAGTCCGACGACAACCACTCGAGCTCCGCCAGCAGCACGTCCAGCTGCTCCAGGTCCAACAAGCTTCGCAGGAAAGGCGGCGCCACCGAGGAGGAACTTCACAGCCAGAGGGTCATGGCTAACGTTCGCGAGCGCCAGCGCACTCAGAGCCTCAACGAGGCTTTCACTCAGCTCAGGAAGAGCATACCCACGCTACCCAGTGACAAGCTCAGCAAGATCCAGACGCTCAAGCTCGCCACCAAGTACATCGACTTTCTCGAGAAGGTCCTCCACTGCAACGCCAAGAGCGACGGCTCCGACGATCACG ACGTCGGTACAAAGACGCAGCGTATCATTAACGAATTAGCTTTCCGCTCGCACTTGAATAG GCGAGAGGAATCCACAAAACGCAGTGAGAGCAGCAGCCCGTGA